AACCTGAAAGCCGCCGGCGTGATGGAACCGAATAAACTTTTCGCGCTGCCGGAAAAGAAACTCGCCCGGCTGATCCGGCCCGCCGGTTACTTCAATGTCAAGGCGCGGCGGCTCCGCTCATTCCTCCATGTGCTGGTCGGAGAATTCGCCGGCGATTTGCACAAGCTCTTTTCCGGCGAAACAAAGGAAGTGCGCGAACGTCTGCTG
This genomic interval from Candidatus Angelobacter sp. contains the following:
- a CDS encoding endonuclease III domain-containing protein, whose amino-acid sequence is MRGVKSTPSRTRPAILRRAYTIMRGRFGHQRWWPGDTPFEVCVGAVLTQNTNWSNVERAITNLKAAGVMEPNKLFALPEKKLARLIRPAGYFNVKARRLRSFLHVLVGEFAGDLHKLFSGETKEVRERLL